The following are encoded together in the bacterium genome:
- a CDS encoding trypsin-like serine protease, whose product MSLALGATLAAASPAPIVGGAPTGAHPAVGALLGGIGPGVPTCTATLIGCGTLVTAAHCVCPSKKAPCQGDDAPDPLGWNVYLEHAGMFPVDEIVVHPDFAFPAADLAILRLSYEATSIPPVPLSADPVGMGTAGLLVGFGTTGGSDAATGIKREGPVTTAACPKGIDPATMVCWTYDGAGANGCTGDAGGPLLVAGALAGVGAGGTKSSCLKGDRGYDVRIAPYRDWIAATGGDDVGATCGYLRPIGAEGTTVTTFTGTVTRDGPEAVHAVPVPERTEELRVGLHAADDGRNDFDLYVRFGAPPTLDDWDCAEIGPGQYGYCELIYPDAGTWYAMVRREAGEGVYQIAATTLPEEDDDEEEFPFCGDDLLDPTSEECDGFDDAACPGMCDFDCLCLRCDTATFAIGQIQLVRKFLVRGQLGGLDPSFDPRLADLVLSVEDVVANSATMTIPADDPGWRGSKPNRGLWRWRGRTDGLRKVVLQRRRSGTWSVAVAGRDVPDAETVGLEGLVVRVRSDWVCGEKRY is encoded by the coding sequence GTGTCCCTGGCGCTCGGTGCGACCCTCGCCGCTGCGTCGCCGGCGCCCATCGTCGGCGGCGCGCCGACGGGTGCCCATCCTGCCGTCGGCGCCCTGCTCGGCGGCATCGGTCCCGGCGTGCCGACCTGCACGGCGACGCTGATCGGCTGCGGCACCCTCGTCACGGCCGCCCACTGCGTCTGTCCGTCGAAGAAGGCGCCGTGTCAGGGCGACGACGCGCCGGACCCGCTCGGCTGGAACGTGTACCTCGAGCACGCGGGCATGTTCCCGGTCGACGAGATCGTCGTGCATCCGGACTTCGCCTTCCCGGCCGCCGACCTCGCCATCCTCCGTCTGAGCTACGAGGCGACCAGCATCCCGCCCGTGCCCCTGTCCGCCGATCCCGTCGGCATGGGCACGGCAGGTCTCCTCGTCGGCTTCGGCACCACGGGCGGCAGCGACGCCGCCACGGGGATCAAGCGCGAGGGGCCGGTGACCACCGCCGCCTGCCCGAAGGGCATCGATCCGGCGACGATGGTGTGCTGGACCTACGACGGCGCGGGCGCGAACGGCTGCACCGGCGACGCGGGCGGTCCGCTGCTCGTCGCGGGCGCGCTCGCGGGCGTCGGCGCCGGCGGCACCAAGAGCAGCTGTCTCAAGGGCGACCGCGGCTACGACGTCCGCATCGCGCCGTACCGCGACTGGATCGCCGCGACCGGCGGCGACGACGTCGGCGCCACCTGCGGCTACCTGCGCCCGATCGGCGCCGAGGGCACGACGGTGACGACGTTCACGGGCACGGTTACGCGCGACGGGCCGGAGGCCGTCCATGCCGTCCCGGTGCCCGAGCGGACGGAGGAGCTCCGCGTCGGCCTCCACGCCGCCGACGACGGCCGCAACGACTTCGATCTCTACGTCCGCTTCGGCGCGCCCCCGACGCTGGACGACTGGGACTGCGCCGAGATCGGCCCGGGCCAGTACGGCTACTGCGAGCTGATCTACCCGGACGCCGGCACCTGGTACGCCATGGTCCGCCGCGAAGCCGGCGAGGGCGTCTACCAGATCGCCGCGACGACCCTTCCGGAGGAGGACGACGACGAGGAGGAGTTCCCGTTCTGCGGCGACGACCTCCTCGATCCGACCAGCGAGGAGTGCGACGGCTTCGACGACGCCGCCTGCCCCGGCATGTGCGACTTCGACTGCCTGTGCCTGCGCTGCGACACGGCGACCTTCGCGATCGGCCAGATCCAGCTGGTCCGCAAGTTCCTCGTCCGCGGCCAGCTCGGCGGCCTCGACCCGTCCTTCGACCCCCGCCTCGCCGACCTCGTCCTGTCCGTCGAGGACGTCGTCGCCAACAGCGCCACCATGACGATCCCCGCCGACGACCCCGGCTGGCGCGGCTCCAAACCCAACCGCGGCCTCTGGCGCTGGCGCGGCCGCACCGACGGCCTGCGCAAGGTGGTCCTGCAACGCCGCCGCAGCGGCACGTGGAGCGTCGCCGTCGCGGGCCGTGACGTCCCGGATGCGGAGACGGTGGGGCTCGAGGGACTGGTGGTGCGCGTGCGCAGCGACTGGGTGTGCGGGGAGAAGCGCTACTGA
- a CDS encoding alpha/beta hydrolase fold domain-containing protein, protein MVLGIVLAAAAAGAQTSPPQPTSGPGGNDYPHGSYVMTTNGTGALQYWVYAPAAPAPATAPLVVVLHGANVLTPDPYLPWIEHLVRRGNLVVYPKFQANVLTLPSTYTGNAITAIQNALAWLAATPSHVQPDLAKFALVGHSYGGLVSVNIANRWASISLPQPKALMPVQPWYDNMDASLGGIPSTVLMNCVVGADDLLAGAQGCDLIWARTGHVPAANRDFVTMRTDAHGPVALQANHVAPTGNVLDALDWYALWQTFDGLTDCAFYGTHCEYGLEDTPEHRGMGFWSDGVPVIPLLITDADSRCGNAVVDPAAGEQCDVEIAGSDCCGRDCRFASTATVCRDAAGICDAAETCTGASATCPADAFATGGVCRPAAGACDLAESCDGASAACPADAFATSGVCRPAAGVCDLAETCTGASAACPADAFATSGICRPAAGVCDLAETCTGASAACPADAFAPAATVCRPATDACDVAETCTGSAAACPADTGLPDGDGDGICDAEDVCPTVPDPDQADGDGDGLGDACDACTNLAPTTVAKPSLTLAKVLAPAGDDKLSLAATIAGVPMSPPVDPLTNGFRLLVTGADGSVVLDTTLPGGAWSPTTRAGWVAAKNGATFTYKNAGREIPLVDGIMKMVLKRVSNPPNGVKVTVKGKNGTYAVAPSALPLTTTMVLTPPVATSGQCGETSPGCALSGGGATVKCR, encoded by the coding sequence GTGGTGCTGGGAATCGTACTCGCCGCCGCGGCGGCCGGCGCGCAGACGTCGCCGCCGCAGCCGACGTCGGGCCCCGGCGGCAACGACTACCCGCACGGCAGCTACGTCATGACGACGAACGGCACCGGGGCGCTCCAGTACTGGGTCTACGCGCCCGCCGCGCCCGCACCGGCGACGGCGCCGCTCGTGGTCGTCCTCCACGGCGCGAACGTGCTCACGCCCGACCCGTACCTGCCGTGGATCGAGCACCTCGTGCGCCGCGGCAACCTCGTCGTCTACCCGAAGTTCCAGGCGAACGTGCTGACGCTGCCGAGCACCTACACCGGCAACGCGATCACCGCGATCCAGAACGCGCTCGCCTGGCTCGCCGCGACGCCGTCGCACGTGCAGCCCGACCTCGCGAAGTTCGCGCTCGTCGGCCATTCGTACGGTGGCCTCGTCAGCGTCAACATCGCGAACCGCTGGGCCTCGATCAGCCTGCCGCAGCCGAAGGCGCTGATGCCCGTCCAGCCCTGGTACGACAACATGGACGCGAGCCTCGGCGGCATTCCGTCGACGGTGCTGATGAACTGCGTCGTCGGCGCCGACGATCTGCTCGCCGGCGCCCAGGGCTGCGACCTCATCTGGGCGAGGACGGGGCACGTGCCGGCGGCGAACCGCGACTTCGTCACCATGCGCACGGATGCCCACGGCCCGGTCGCGCTCCAGGCGAACCACGTGGCCCCGACCGGCAACGTGCTCGACGCCCTCGACTGGTACGCCCTGTGGCAGACGTTCGACGGCCTCACCGACTGCGCCTTCTACGGCACGCACTGCGAATACGGCCTCGAGGACACGCCGGAGCACCGCGGGATGGGCTTCTGGTCCGACGGCGTCCCGGTGATCCCGCTGCTCATCACCGACGCCGACTCGCGCTGCGGCAACGCCGTCGTCGACCCGGCGGCGGGCGAGCAGTGCGACGTCGAGATCGCCGGCAGCGACTGCTGCGGGCGCGACTGCCGCTTCGCGTCCACCGCGACGGTCTGCCGCGACGCGGCCGGGATCTGCGACGCGGCCGAGACGTGCACGGGCGCGTCGGCCACGTGTCCCGCCGACGCCTTCGCCACCGGCGGCGTCTGCCGCCCGGCCGCCGGCGCCTGCGACCTCGCCGAGTCCTGCGACGGCGCCTCCGCCGCCTGCCCCGCCGACGCCTTCGCCACCAGCGGCGTCTGCCGCCCCGCCGCCGGCGTCTGCGACCTCGCCGAAACCTGCACCGGCGCCTCCGCCGCCTGCCCCGCCGACGCCTTCGCCACCAGCGGCATCTGCCGCCCGGCCGCCGGCGTCTGCGACCTCGCCGAAACCTGCACCGGCGCCTCCGCCGCCTGCCCCGCCGACGCCTTCGCGCCGGCGGCCACCGTGTGTCGCCCGGCGACCGACGCCTGCGACGTCGCCGAAACCTGCACCGGCAGCGCCGCCGCCTGCCCCGCCGACACCGGCCTCCCCGACGGCGACGGGGACGGCATCTGCGACGCCGAGGACGTCTGTCCCACCGTCCCCGATCCCGACCAGGCCGACGGCGACGGCGACGGCCTCGGCGACGCCTGCGACGCCTGCACGAACCTCGCCCCGACCACGGTGGCGAAGCCGTCGCTCACGCTGGCGAAGGTGCTCGCGCCCGCCGGCGACGACAAGCTGTCGCTCGCCGCCACGATCGCCGGCGTGCCGATGTCGCCCCCGGTCGACCCGTTGACGAACGGCTTCCGTCTGCTCGTCACCGGGGCCGACGGCAGCGTCGTCCTCGACACGACGCTCCCCGGCGGTGCGTGGAGCCCCACCACCCGTGCCGGCTGGGTCGCCGCCAAGAACGGTGCGACCTTCACCTACAAGAACGCCGGTCGCGAGATCCCGCTCGTGGACGGCATCATGAAGATGGTCCTGAAGCGCGTGTCGAACCCCCCGAACGGCGTGAAGGTCACGGTGAAGGGGAAGAACGGAACGTACGCGGTCGCGCCGTCGGCGCTTCCGCTGACGACGACCATGGTGCTGACGCCGCCGGTCGCGACCTCGGGACAATGCGGCGAGACGTCGCCCGGCTGTGCCCTGAGCGGCGGTGGGGCGACCGTGAAGTGTCGCTAG
- a CDS encoding acyl-CoA synthetase: MSDYGFWNLAQRHPDRLVLVTPEGEELTGGGLLARVNRLSHGLRSLGLERSDVLATVLPNDGAMIEAYLAALQCGLYLVPINHHLTGSEIAYIVDNAGAKAVLCGARFADVCRTAVEEIRFPEAGRIAVGGAIPGFRDYEALLASQPDTLPADRAAGQVMNYTSGTTGRPKGVRRPLAPLDPDTVGTFYGMFLAMFGIQPEQGNVHLVGSPLYHTAVLLFAGCSLHFGHAVVLMDKWTPESSLALVEKYRVTTTHMVPTQFHRLLALPDAVKQRYDVSSLRHVVHAAAPCPVDVKRRMLAWWGPVIHEYYAASEGGGTLVTPEEWLEYPGTVGRAWPSSEIRILDDAGDAVPQGTVGTVYMMLGSNDFEYHGDEDKTRANRRDGFFTVGDVGYLNQAGYLFLCDRKIDMIISGGVNIYPAEIESALLTHPKVGDAAVFGVPDPDWGESVKAVVEPAEGVTASPELADDILAFCAQRLAKYKCPRSVDFVAAMPRDPNGKLYKRKLRDPHWEGRDRAI; this comes from the coding sequence ATGTCCGACTACGGCTTCTGGAACCTCGCGCAGCGCCATCCCGACCGCCTGGTCCTCGTGACGCCGGAGGGCGAGGAGCTCACCGGCGGCGGGCTGCTGGCGCGCGTGAACCGTCTCTCGCACGGCCTGCGCAGCCTCGGGCTCGAGCGCAGCGACGTCCTCGCCACCGTGCTGCCGAACGACGGCGCGATGATCGAGGCCTACCTCGCGGCGCTCCAGTGCGGCCTCTACCTGGTGCCGATCAACCACCACCTGACCGGCTCCGAGATCGCCTACATCGTCGACAACGCCGGCGCGAAGGCGGTGCTGTGCGGCGCGCGCTTCGCCGACGTCTGCCGCACGGCCGTGGAGGAGATCCGTTTTCCCGAAGCGGGGCGCATCGCCGTGGGCGGCGCCATCCCCGGCTTCCGCGACTACGAGGCGCTGCTCGCGAGCCAGCCGGACACGCTCCCCGCGGACCGCGCCGCCGGCCAGGTGATGAACTACACGTCGGGCACGACCGGGCGTCCGAAGGGCGTGCGCCGCCCGCTCGCGCCGCTCGACCCCGACACCGTGGGCACGTTCTACGGCATGTTCCTCGCGATGTTCGGCATCCAGCCCGAGCAGGGCAACGTGCACCTCGTCGGCTCGCCGCTCTACCACACGGCGGTGCTGCTGTTCGCCGGCTGCTCGCTCCACTTCGGCCACGCCGTCGTGCTGATGGACAAGTGGACGCCGGAGTCGTCGCTGGCGCTGGTCGAGAAGTACCGCGTCACCACCACGCACATGGTGCCGACGCAGTTCCACCGCCTGCTGGCGCTGCCCGACGCCGTGAAGCAGCGCTACGACGTCTCGTCCCTGCGCCACGTCGTGCACGCGGCGGCGCCCTGCCCCGTCGATGTGAAGCGCCGCATGCTCGCGTGGTGGGGCCCGGTGATCCACGAGTACTACGCCGCCAGCGAGGGCGGCGGCACGCTGGTCACGCCCGAGGAGTGGCTCGAGTACCCGGGCACCGTCGGCAGGGCGTGGCCGAGCTCCGAGATCCGCATCCTCGACGATGCCGGCGACGCGGTCCCGCAGGGCACCGTCGGCACCGTCTACATGATGCTCGGCTCGAACGACTTCGAGTACCACGGCGACGAGGACAAGACGCGCGCCAACCGCCGCGACGGCTTCTTCACCGTCGGCGACGTCGGCTACCTGAACCAGGCCGGCTATCTTTTCCTGTGCGACCGCAAGATCGACATGATCATCTCCGGCGGCGTCAACATCTACCCGGCGGAGATCGAGAGCGCGCTGCTGACGCATCCGAAGGTGGGCGACGCGGCGGTGTTCGGGGTGCCGGACCCGGACTGGGGCGAGTCGGTGAAGGCGGTCGTCGAGCCCGCCGAGGGAGTGACCGCGTCACCCGAGCTGGCCGACGACATCCTCGCCTTCTGCGCGCAGCGGCTCGCGAAGTACAAATGCCCGCGCTCGGTCGATTTCGTGGCGGCGATGCCGCGCGACCCCAACGGCAAGCTCTACAAGCGCAAGCTGCGCGACCCGCACTGGGAGGGCCGCGACCGCGCCATCTGA
- a CDS encoding thioesterase family protein: MSVPYLDVLGLAATAGGAGRSRCTLAFDARTANRGGTLHGGVTASLVFVAAGLALDADAAPVDLALAYLAPGSAADVTADATVLRRGSELAHVEVAVAAGGRPVARALTVQRVGPAVHVPAATVPPAVVPPEPLAPGIGSPSPFSQRLGIVVVRRDVASGVALLPWSPDLADARGDVHAGALASLVDTAAGAAAWAVVGFDRRGRAATVNMHLTLHAPARDEDVVGEAHAVAAHDGLFTTAVRLFGRRTGRVVGSGSAIYRISLPA; encoded by the coding sequence GTGTCCGTGCCCTATCTCGACGTCCTCGGGCTCGCCGCCACCGCCGGCGGCGCGGGCCGCAGCCGCTGCACGCTCGCGTTCGACGCCCGCACCGCGAATCGCGGCGGCACGCTGCACGGCGGCGTCACCGCGTCGCTGGTCTTCGTGGCGGCGGGGCTGGCGCTGGACGCGGACGCGGCGCCGGTCGATCTCGCGCTCGCCTATCTCGCGCCCGGCAGCGCCGCCGACGTCACCGCCGACGCGACCGTGCTGCGCCGCGGGAGCGAGCTGGCCCACGTCGAGGTCGCGGTCGCCGCCGGCGGTCGGCCGGTGGCGCGCGCGCTCACGGTCCAGCGCGTCGGGCCGGCCGTCCACGTGCCGGCGGCGACGGTGCCACCGGCCGTCGTGCCGCCCGAGCCGCTCGCTCCCGGCATCGGCAGCCCGTCGCCGTTCTCGCAGCGGCTCGGCATCGTGGTCGTACGGCGCGACGTGGCCTCCGGCGTGGCGCTGCTGCCGTGGAGCCCGGACCTCGCCGACGCGCGCGGCGACGTCCACGCCGGCGCGCTGGCGTCGCTCGTCGACACCGCGGCCGGCGCGGCCGCGTGGGCGGTCGTCGGGTTCGACCGGCGCGGGCGGGCCGCCACCGTGAACATGCACCTCACGCTGCACGCCCCGGCGCGTGACGAGGACGTCGTCGGCGAGGCGCACGCCGTCGCCGCGCACGACGGGCTCTTCACCACCGCCGTGCGGCTCTTCGGCCGGCGCACGGGCCGCGTCGTCGGCAGCGGCAGCGCCATCTACCGCATCAGCCTGCCCGCGTGA
- a CDS encoding MFS transporter produces MTPPAPPLLTPRFVRLNVANFCFFLCFASFFLLPLHVRALGGSDRDVGFVMGTNGVAGLAGLLLIGPLLDRFPRQLFLRGGIAGMGLLALAYLVVDTVGPLLYLLRAFQGLAFAAGFNAASTLAVDYAPPARRGAALGLYGVSTLATHALAPTLGEMLIGLGGFPLLFVSAAGYAAVGLVAAWSLPAATLPVPRGRGRFRLGGLLAATLAAVGCGGIAFGAVITFAPTFVADEHLGPVATFFLSYTAAAIATRLVGGGLGDRFGHARVATPALAGLGVAIAALALVYSPVQLALAGLAFGTAQGIYYPALNAFTVDHAGAGQIGRVQTLYNATFNLGVTGGAFVLGNVVHDFGHRVTFLCASAAALLGVACFVLAVRLGPRVRH; encoded by the coding sequence GTGACGCCGCCCGCGCCGCCGCTTCTGACGCCGCGCTTCGTGCGGCTGAACGTCGCGAACTTCTGTTTCTTCCTCTGCTTCGCGTCGTTCTTCCTCCTGCCCCTGCACGTGCGCGCGCTCGGCGGCAGCGATCGCGACGTCGGCTTCGTCATGGGGACGAACGGCGTCGCCGGGCTGGCGGGCCTGCTGCTGATCGGGCCGCTGCTCGACCGCTTTCCGCGCCAGCTCTTCCTGCGCGGCGGCATCGCGGGCATGGGGCTGCTCGCGCTCGCCTACCTCGTCGTCGACACCGTCGGGCCGCTGCTCTACCTCCTGCGTGCGTTCCAGGGGCTGGCGTTCGCGGCCGGCTTCAACGCCGCGTCGACGCTCGCGGTCGACTACGCGCCGCCGGCGCGCCGGGGCGCCGCGCTCGGGCTGTACGGGGTGTCGACGCTCGCCACGCACGCGCTCGCGCCGACGCTCGGCGAGATGCTGATCGGCCTCGGCGGCTTCCCGCTGCTCTTCGTGTCGGCGGCGGGCTACGCTGCCGTCGGGCTCGTCGCCGCGTGGTCGCTGCCGGCGGCGACGCTGCCCGTGCCGCGCGGGCGGGGACGGTTCCGGCTGGGCGGCCTGCTCGCGGCGACGCTCGCCGCGGTCGGCTGCGGCGGCATCGCGTTCGGCGCGGTCATCACCTTCGCGCCCACCTTCGTCGCCGACGAGCACCTCGGCCCGGTGGCGACCTTCTTCCTCTCGTACACCGCCGCCGCGATCGCGACCCGGCTGGTCGGCGGCGGTCTCGGCGACCGCTTCGGCCATGCGCGCGTCGCGACGCCGGCCCTCGCCGGCCTCGGCGTCGCCATCGCCGCGCTCGCGCTGGTGTACTCGCCGGTCCAGCTCGCGCTCGCCGGCCTCGCATTCGGCACGGCGCAGGGCATCTACTACCCGGCGCTCAACGCCTTCACGGTCGACCACGCCGGCGCCGGGCAGATCGGCCGGGTGCAGACGCTCTACAACGCGACCTTCAACCTCGGCGTCACGGGCGGGGCATTCGTCCTCGGCAACGTGGTGCACGACTTCGGGCACCGGGTCACGTTTCTCTGCGCATCCGCTGCGGCACTGCTGGGGGTGGCCTGCTTCGTCCTGGCGGTGCGCCTCGGCCCGCGCGTCCGCCATTGA
- a CDS encoding trypsin-like serine protease: MSAHRAVVVLTVALLVMAGIDAAGAGARKAQRLRLQPRIVNGTFTGGFASTGALLAGGNPATAYTSCSGTLIGCRTLLTAAHCVCPGLGASCQGASAPDPTTKLVFFQHLGFVGIESISVHPAYSFPVADIAVVRLAAPVDGIAPTPLATGAPAVGTPGTIVGFGRSGGSFDDYGLKRVGDVITAACAPGISNETSVCWTFTGPGANTCHGDSGGPLFVAEAGDLAVAGVTSGGESTSCLPTDRSYDANVAYYAPWITAAAAGDVGPGACGTLPSAGEPGTTVRAVTDVFGLGTLERTHAFAVTGGVAELRITMNGVDDGVADFDLFVKRDAPPTTTDWDCRADGAGTYGACTATAPVDGRWYARVKRYAGHGPYQLTVTTFGGAPGTCGNGAWESGEACDGADAAACPGRCRSDCTCEPACVPDLAITRLRIGRNLMLRATIASAGGAIAFDPRGVGLALTLDDGGLPVQLSIPPNDPGWSRSRPAAGLFRWRATTAGVGARKLQLTDRTAKKGIWELRLTARDVPGASALDVRGSRAALRVGSVCVGTP, from the coding sequence GTGTCTGCGCACCGCGCCGTCGTCGTCCTCACCGTCGCCCTTCTCGTCATGGCGGGAATCGACGCCGCGGGCGCCGGCGCCCGCAAGGCGCAGCGCCTGCGTCTCCAGCCGCGCATCGTGAACGGCACGTTCACGGGCGGGTTCGCGTCGACCGGCGCACTGCTCGCGGGCGGCAACCCGGCGACGGCCTACACCTCCTGCTCGGGGACGCTGATCGGCTGCCGGACGCTGCTCACCGCCGCCCACTGCGTGTGCCCCGGCCTCGGCGCCAGCTGCCAGGGCGCGTCGGCGCCCGATCCGACGACGAAGCTGGTCTTCTTCCAGCACCTCGGCTTCGTCGGCATCGAGAGCATCAGCGTCCATCCCGCCTACAGCTTCCCCGTCGCCGACATCGCCGTCGTGCGGCTGGCGGCGCCGGTCGACGGCATCGCCCCGACGCCGCTCGCGACCGGCGCGCCGGCCGTCGGCACGCCCGGCACGATCGTCGGCTTCGGGCGCAGCGGCGGCAGCTTCGACGACTACGGTCTGAAGCGCGTCGGCGACGTCATCACCGCCGCCTGCGCCCCCGGCATCTCGAACGAGACCTCCGTCTGCTGGACCTTCACCGGCCCCGGTGCGAACACCTGCCACGGCGACTCGGGCGGGCCGCTCTTCGTCGCCGAGGCCGGCGACCTCGCCGTCGCGGGCGTCACCTCCGGCGGCGAGAGCACCAGCTGCCTGCCGACCGATCGCAGCTATGACGCCAACGTCGCCTACTATGCCCCCTGGATCACCGCGGCGGCGGCGGGGGACGTCGGCCCCGGGGCCTGCGGCACGTTGCCGTCCGCCGGCGAGCCGGGCACCACGGTGCGCGCGGTCACCGACGTGTTCGGCCTCGGGACGCTCGAGCGCACGCACGCCTTCGCGGTGACGGGCGGCGTAGCGGAGCTGCGCATCACGATGAACGGGGTCGACGACGGCGTCGCCGACTTCGACCTCTTCGTGAAGCGCGATGCGCCGCCCACGACCACCGACTGGGACTGCCGCGCCGACGGCGCCGGCACCTACGGCGCCTGTACGGCGACGGCGCCAGTCGACGGGCGCTGGTACGCGAGGGTGAAGCGCTACGCCGGGCACGGCCCCTACCAGCTGACGGTCACCACCTTCGGCGGCGCGCCGGGGACGTGCGGCAACGGCGCCTGGGAGAGCGGCGAGGCCTGCGACGGCGCCGACGCGGCCGCCTGCCCCGGCCGCTGCAGGTCCGACTGCACGTGCGAGCCCGCCTGCGTGCCGGACCTCGCGATCACGCGCCTCCGCATCGGCCGCAATCTGATGCTGCGGGCGACCATCGCCAGCGCCGGCGGCGCCATCGCGTTCGACCCGCGCGGGGTCGGGCTCGCCCTCACGCTCGACGACGGCGGGCTGCCGGTCCAGCTCTCCATCCCGCCCAACGATCCGGGCTGGAGCCGCTCGCGCCCGGCGGCGGGGCTCTTCCGCTGGCGGGCGACCACCGCCGGCGTGGGTGCGCGCAAGCTCCAGCTGACGGACCGCACCGCCAAGAAGGGGATATGGGAGCTGCGCCTGACGGCACGCGACGTGCCGGGCGCGAGCGCGCTCGACGTCCGTGGCTCCCGGGCCGCGCTGCGCGTCGGCAGCGTCTGCGTGGGGACGCCGTAA
- a CDS encoding response regulator gives MHELATEPTQPPLAPPRLRLVSRDVRTRVLLADDDPDLRRLLSLTLRRAGYDVVEAGDGVELLDRLESTVAKRDYFGVIVADVNMPGLTGLDVLAALRCTSWTTPVILITAFGDPATKAEADDLGAMLLDKPLDLDALRVAVRAAVDR, from the coding sequence ATGCACGAGCTCGCGACGGAACCCACCCAGCCGCCCCTCGCTCCGCCCCGGCTCCGCCTGGTGTCGCGCGACGTCCGCACGCGCGTCCTCCTCGCGGACGACGATCCCGACCTGCGACGGCTGCTGTCGCTGACGCTGCGCCGCGCCGGCTACGACGTGGTGGAGGCCGGCGACGGCGTCGAGCTCCTCGACCGTCTCGAGTCGACCGTCGCCAAGCGCGACTACTTCGGCGTCATCGTCGCCGACGTGAACATGCCCGGCCTCACCGGCCTCGACGTGCTCGCTGCGCTGCGCTGCACGTCGTGGACCACGCCCGTGATCCTCATCACGGCCTTCGGCGACCCGGCCACCAAGGCCGAGGCCGACGACCTCGGGGCGATGCTGCTCGACAAGCCGCTCGACCTCGACGCCCTGCGCGTCGCCGTGCGCGCCGCGGTCGACCGCTGA
- a CDS encoding sigma-54-dependent Fis family transcriptional regulator translates to MTGQPTRGRVLVVDDDRDLCALLALQLGRRGFHVTWRTTPAEALEVARSADLDAVLTDLQMDGMHGLELCERIVAVRPDVPVAVLTAFGSLETAVSAIRAGAYDFITKPPDVDALEHTLGRAVAQRRLREELRRLPVAGEMRRFGELLGNSAAMQRVFDLLQRVVDSDASVLVTGESGTGKELVARALHRHGRRGNAPFVAVNCAAVPEALLESELFGHVRGAFTDARNTRPGLFAQAHGGTLFLDEIGDLPLPLQPKLLRAIQEKRIRPVGSDAEVACDVRVVASTNRDLDAAVAEHRFREDLFFRINVIPLPLPALRDRGHDILLLAQHFLDRCRAQGGTRVVGISAAAARRLLAYAWPGNVRELQNCVERAAVLARYDHLTVDDLPERVGSYRPSSALLGPDGPPGLLPLAEVERRHILRVLELVRGNKTLAAQALGLDRKTLRRKLARGTGESEVER, encoded by the coding sequence ATGACCGGCCAACCCACCCGCGGCCGGGTCCTCGTCGTCGACGACGACCGGGACCTCTGTGCCCTGCTCGCCCTCCAGCTCGGGCGGCGGGGGTTCCACGTCACCTGGCGCACGACGCCCGCCGAGGCCCTCGAGGTGGCGCGCAGCGCCGATCTCGACGCCGTGCTCACCGACCTCCAGATGGACGGCATGCACGGCCTCGAGCTGTGCGAGCGCATCGTCGCCGTGCGACCCGACGTGCCGGTCGCCGTGCTGACCGCGTTCGGCAGCCTCGAGACCGCCGTGTCCGCGATCCGGGCCGGCGCCTACGACTTCATCACCAAGCCGCCCGACGTCGACGCGCTCGAGCACACGCTCGGGCGTGCGGTCGCGCAGCGCCGGCTGCGCGAGGAGCTGCGCCGGCTGCCCGTCGCCGGCGAGATGCGGCGCTTCGGCGAGCTGCTCGGGAACAGCGCGGCCATGCAGCGCGTGTTCGACCTGCTCCAGCGCGTGGTCGATTCCGACGCCTCGGTGCTGGTGACGGGCGAGAGCGGCACCGGCAAGGAGCTGGTCGCGCGCGCGCTCCACCGGCACGGCCGGCGCGGCAACGCGCCGTTCGTGGCCGTCAACTGCGCCGCGGTCCCGGAGGCCCTGCTCGAGAGCGAGCTCTTCGGCCACGTGCGCGGCGCGTTCACCGACGCCCGCAACACCCGCCCGGGCCTCTTCGCCCAGGCCCACGGCGGCACGCTGTTCCTCGACGAGATCGGCGATCTGCCCCTGCCCCTCCAGCCGAAGCTGCTGCGTGCGATCCAGGAGAAGCGCATCCGTCCCGTGGGCTCGGACGCCGAGGTGGCCTGCGACGTGCGCGTGGTGGCGTCGACGAACCGCGACCTCGACGCGGCCGTCGCCGAGCACCGCTTCCGCGAGGACCTCTTCTTCCGCATCAACGTGATCCCGCTGCCGCTGCCCGCGCTGCGCGATCGGGGCCACGACATCCTGCTCCTCGCCCAGCACTTCCTCGACCGCTGCCGGGCGCAGGGCGGGACGCGCGTCGTCGGCATCTCCGCGGCCGCGGCCCGCCGCCTTCTGGCCTATGCCTGGCCGGGCAACGTGCGCGAGCTCCAGAACTGCGTCGAGCGCGCCGCGGTCCTGGCGCGCTACGACCACCTGACGGTCGACGACCTGCCGGAGCGCGTCGGCTCGTACCGGCCGTCGTCGGCGCTGCTCGGCCCGGACGGCCCCCCCGGGCTGCTGCCGCTGGCCGAGGTCGAGCGCCGCCACATCCTGCGCGTGCTCGAGCTGGTGCGCGGCAACAAGACGCTCGCCGCGCAGGCGCTCGGGCTCGATCGCAAGACCCTGCGCCGCAAGCTCGCGCGCGGCACGGGCGAGAGCGAGGTCGAGCGCTGA